In Scomber japonicus isolate fScoJap1 chromosome 20, fScoJap1.pri, whole genome shotgun sequence, the genomic window TCCCTCCCATCCCCTCGTCCCCTCTCCAAGTAAGTATAAGAAAAAtgggttaaaacagtaaaaataaaataaaaaataaagcaaaagaggaaaaaatatataaatatatataataataataataattaaaaaacataaataaataaaattaaataataaataaataaataatgctgaTAACAAGAGAACTCTGGATATGGTATACAGATATAAATACTGCATTTCAAGGCTGTTTCTCAGGACATTAtatcacacacaccacactgaaGCAAGTCACCAACATTAGCATCATGtcttaaaaaacatataaaaggtCTCCAGATGTCATCAAAAACATGTTGCTTCTGTCTAATAATGTATGTTATCTTTTCCATTGTCATGTTTGATGCCATCTCTTTAATCCACCTTCCAATTGTTGGTCCATCAACTTTTTTCCAATTAAGGGAAATGATACGTTTAGCTTGTAATATACACATATCTACAAATCTAGATTCTTTACTTTGTAATTGTGGAGTAGTTGGATATATACCCAGAAGAAAAAATCTAGGGTCCATTGGTAACTTATTAGCTAATATCTGATCAATCATATTAATAATATCTTGCCAGAAGGATTTCACTTTCACACATTCCCATATGCAGTGGTACATCGTTCCAGATTTTTCATAGTATGTATGTTCATTGTATGATTGTTTGAGTTTCAATAGGTTGGCAGCTGCTTTATTAGCTGATAATTAATTATACTGAGATCTGAGAGTAAGAAGTTCTGTATGCGTATCTGGTGAGCAAGATTTATTTTGATAGAGATCAGTTTCgagtttttaaattttttcttCTAGCGTCCTCATTTCAAGCtgtgctctctctttttttgaaCTACTGAAACAAATGATTTGGCCTCTAATAAAGGCCTTAAATGCCTCCCACCTCATACTAGCCGATGTTTCAGAAGTGTTACATTCGATATACAAGTCAATTTGTTTATCTGGGAAATCTACAAATGCCATAAGCCACTCTGGTTGGAAGTGCCATTTTGGGGGGTCTCTTACAAGCTTATCATCTTCATATATCATGGATATTGCTGTATGGTCAGATAAGACTATGCTGCTATATTGGCACTCTTTAATTTTGGAAACAAATAATGCTGAAACTAGGAAATAATCTATACGCGAATCAGTTTTATAAGTGCTAGAATAACAGGAGTATTCCACTGCACTTGGGTTTCCATATCTCCACATATCCAATAAATTTAACTCTCAACCTGGTATGGGTATTATCAAAGCCTGATGATCTATCACTTGACGGATCCAGTGTGCAGGTGAGGTCACCCTCTACTACATAGTTTCCAGAGAGATTTGAAGTTGTCAGGAATAAATTGTTATAGAATTTGGTGTAATCTTCATTTGGACCGTAAACATTTATCAGATTTATATTTTCAGATAATAAAGTACCTTGGACCATGATATATCTGCCAGCAGTGTCCTCTATAACATTATGATAGatagaaaatgtttgtttacacaTTATAAAGGTACAGTGACgaacatgaaactagtaatgaCAAACATATAGCAGATATGGAGCTATTCACACGAGTGAACATGTAAAACAGATGCACTGATCTGTAACTTTGACATGTGGCACACAATGAGGCGGGGCAAATGTCTCTATGGTACTGGTATTGTACAAGGCCAACATTGAGAATTAGCTATTTACTCAGTCACTTGCCAATATGAGCTCAGACCAGAGGTTACAAGAGGAGGAGATGTTTAAGAATTGAAAATCAACAGCTctgaaataaagttaatattGGACTACGTCAGCTTGGACTCAAAGACATTGTTTGCCAACTTGAAGTGCTGTTTGTTTGGCAGCACTGAAAATAGAAACCTGAAGTTCAGCTTGGACCGGCAAAACAAAGGAATTTAACAAGTTTATAGTATGTCTGCAACTTACTAAAACATTACAATGATGAGGCATTTATCTTTCAAAATCACCTCAGACCActtgctgctgtgtgtcttcCTGAGTCTGCTTTgggtaagttttttttttctctttccacttTGATAGTGATCAGATAGTGTACCTTTATTCAACAGAAGGTTACCCTCAAATTCTGGAATTTATACACATCAGTGACAATGGAATATAATTGTGGAGAATCAGAAGGCTTactgaaaaagggaaaaaaaagcatttaattaattaataactaatttcacaataaaaaagaggaattaTAAAAAGGGCTTTaaaaagtaactttaaaaaaatatttaataccatttttaaaaacagaaataaataagtgaatTTGCAAAGTGAATTAAGAATACAACTTTTAATCGGGCATTTAAAAGGGACATTCTGTTTTCTATTTGCGcttccatttccttccttgttgCTTTTCCCTTATCCTATTCAAAAATGGATTTGCTGAGTCgttttccattttcagtgtCCCTCCTGGTAAAGCAACAAGGAAATGGAAATGCAATTAGAAAACACAATGTCCCTTTTTCATGTCTTCTGTCAATGGTGCAGATTAAATAAGTGAAACACTATATGAAATTAAACTTCATATATTTGGAATGAGGCCCatcttgctgtaattattctgttgctgttctgttttcaggGTGCCACTAACTCCACCACAACACCCACACCAGGCACAACAGTGACAgcaacaagcaaagcaacatcACCAACAACCACGCTGACAACCGTTCCAACAACAACTAAACCACGTAAGTATGAACTGCTTTAGTTAATATTTGGTGGTGATATGTCTGACGTGTTTCTAAAATGAAactctttgtctttttagcTCCTGAAAATGTGCAGAATGTGACGGTGTTGACTCAAACTGAGAGCAGTATAACTCTGATGTGGGACAAGGTTAATAATATCTCAACATACTTCCTGAAGTATGATAACAATAGCATTGAGAAGGTGGAACCCATTACTACAACTCCTGAAGAGCCATCCGTTACACATACGGTCATTGATTTGAGTGCTgggaaaaaatatgattttttgcTCCTCACGACACATAATGGAGTCAACAGCACTGGAGTCAATATTTCTGCAGCCACTGGTAGGTGATGTTTGAGACTACATTTGGAATAATTTTGCCTGTGACATGCAAATGCACATGCAAAGATAAGCAGCTGTATTTACTTATACTTCTATTTTCTGGTTATACATTCACTTTTATCAGttggacaaaataaaacttgCAGTAGCTAATATAGAGACATGGTGATATGTGTTCGCGAGGATTACTGTCTAATTATATTCTAGCAccttttaatgtaaaacagtttaaatCAGTGAGACAAAGGGAGACCAATATAAATCTTCTGTggaaaaaagtgtaatttttaaaaatcaaatttgGTTCAAGTTTCATCTCCACATTCATGTACATCCTAGCTCCTCTTAACACAGAGACGTTTACGCTAATTGAACAAAATGAGACCAGTATAACTCTACAGTGgaacaaaatgaatgacatCCACAACTATACACTTGTGTTCAAAGGACATGAGATAAATGTCACTGGATTATAAGAAGATAGTGTTTCCTCTTATAAAGCCCCACAAGACCAAGGACAGAGTTCTGTAACAATATCTAATTTAAAGTTTCTTATCAATAGATGAGTGCTGCTTACTTAATAGTTTGACTGAGGCTACTAATGCAATTTAATgcaatttattatttgttttcaaaagttatacaaaacacaatattttgtcAGGTGGAagctgtcattctttaaaatcaaattttgtTACAGTTTCTTCTCTATGTCTCTTTACATCCTAGCTCCTCGTAACACAGACGACTTTAAATCAATTGGACGAAATGAGACCAGTATAACTCTGCAGTGGAACAAAGTGAATGACATCGTCAACTATATACTTGTGTTCAATGGACATGAGATAAATGTCACTGCATCACAGGAAGATAAAGTGACATACACTGTATCAGGACTCACAAGTGGGACTAAATATGACTTCAGTCTCTtcactgtgtttgaaaatgtcagaagcAGTGGAGTCAACCTAACTGCAGTCACTGGTAAGATGTGTTTCCTCTTATAAAGCCCCACAACAAGACCAATGACAGAgctcaattattatttttgaatgtgtttgatAAAATACTAAAATTGAATGAAGCTTTTTTGAAAAgttacagaaaacacaacattttgctgtgtatgtcatgttattgttttaacctttacacactgttcatattcaagAATTCCACAGTATCGCCTTCATAATCAATCTCAATACATaattttgtgtgtaattttgtGCATTACCTGCACTAAAACATGTTTAGaaagttgtaaaatatttctgtttttgtacattctgggtcacattaaaataaattgtcAAATTTCTAGCTAAAAAGAAAggttttaatatgtttatttctaTTCATATACAAAAAATGGGTCATATTCGGCCTTGTATAGTATGTAAGGATTGAATCAAACATTGTTTCAGTTTCTTCTCTATGTCTCTTTACATCCTAGCTCCTCGTAACACAGACGACTTTAAATCAATTGGACAAAATGAGACCAGTATAACTCTGCAGTGGAACAAAGTGAATGACATCCTCAACTATATATTTGCGTTCAATGGAAGTGAGATAAAGGTCACTGCATCAGTGGAAGATAAAGTGACATACACTGTACAAGGACTCACAAGTGGGACTAAATATGACTTCAGTCTCTTCACtatgtttgaaaatgtcagcAGCAGTGGAGTAAACCTAACTGCAGTCACTGGTAAGATGTGTTTCCTCTTATGAAGCCCCACAACAAGACCAAGGACAGACTTCTGTAACAATATCTAATTTAAAGTTTCTCATCAATAGATGAGTGCTGCCCACTTTATAGTTTGACTGAGGCTACTAATGCAATTTAATGCAATTAATAATTTGTTTTCAAAAGttatacaatacacaatatttTGTCAGGTGTAAGCTGTcgttctttaaaataaaattttgTTACAGTTTCTTCTCTATGTCTCTTTACATCCTAGCTCCTCGTAACACAGACGACTTTAAATCAATTGGACGAAATGAGACCAGTATAACTCTGCAGTGGAACAAAGTGAATGACATCCTCAACTATACACTTGTGTTCAATGGACAGGAGATAAAGGTCACTGAATCAGATGAAGATAAAGTGACATACACTGTACCAGGACTCACAAATGGGACTAAATATGACTTCAGTCTCTtcactgtgtttgaaaatgtcagaagcAGTGGAGTCAACCTAACTGCAGTCACTGGTAAGATGTGTTTCCTCTTATAAAGCCCCACAACAAGACCAAGGACAGAGTTCACTTAGTATTTTTGACTGTGTTTGATCAAATACTAAAATTGAATGAAGCTTTTTTGAAAAgttacagaaaacacaacattttgctgtgtatgtcatgttattgttttaacatttacacactgttcatattcaagAATTCCACATTATCGCCATCATAATTAATCTCTATACATGATTTTGTGTGTAAATTTGTGCATTACCTGCACTAAAACATGTTTAGaaagttgtaaaatatttcatttttgtacattctgagtcacattaaaataaatcatcaaatttctagctaaaaagaaaagtttgaatgtcttttttctttttatatacaaaaaatgggtcaaaacagaccctgaatagtatgtaaggattaaatCAAACGTTGTTTCAGTTTCTTCTCTATGTCTCTTTACATCCTAGCTCCTCGCAACGCAGACAACTTTAAATCAATTGGACGAAATGAGACCAGTATAACTCTGCAGTGGAACAAAGTGAATGACATCCTCAACTATATACTTGTGCTCAATGGAAGTGAGATAAAGGTCACTACATTACAGGAAGATAAAGTGACATACAGTGTACAAGGACTCACAAGTGGGACTAAATATGACTTCAGTCTCTTCACTGTGTTTGAAAATATCAGAAGCAGTGGAGTAAACCTAACTGCAGTCACTGGTAAGATGTGTTTCCTCTTATAAAGCCCCACAACAAGCACTGGGGCAGAGCTCTGTAACAATATCTAATTTAAAGTTTCTCATCAATAGATGAGTGCTGCTCACTTAATAGTTTGACTGAGGCTACTAATGCAATTTAATGCAAAATATTATTTGTTTTCAAAAGttatacaatacacaatatttTGTCAGGTGTAAGCTGTCGTTCTTTAAAATCAAACTTTGTTACAGTTTCTTCTCTATGTCTCTTTACATCCTAGCTCCTCGTAACGCAGACGACTTTAAATCAATTGGACAAAGTGAGACCAGTATAACTCTGCAGTGGAACAAAGTGAATGACATCCTCAAATATATACTTGAGTTCAATGGACATGAGATAAATATCACCGCATCACAGGAAGATAAAGTGACATACACTGTACCAGGACTCACAAGTGGGACTAAATATGACTTCAGTCTCTTCACtatgtttgaaaatgtcagaagcAGTGGAGTAAACCTAACTGCAGTCACTGGTAAGATGTGTTTCCTCTTATAAAGCCCCACAACAAGCACTGGGGCAGAGTTCTGTAACAATATCTAATTTAAAGTTGCTCATCAATAGATGAGTGCTGCTCACTTAATAGTTTGACTGAGGCTTTTAATgcaatttaatgcattttattatttgttttcaaaagttatacaatacacaatatttTGTCAGGTGTAAGCTGTCGTTCTTTAAAATCGAACTTTGTTACAGTTTCTTCTCTATGTCTCTTTACATCCTAGCTCCTCGTAACACAGACGACTTTAAATCAATTGGACAAAATGAGACCAGTATAACTCTGCAGTGGAACAAAGTGGATGACATCCTCAAATATATACTTGAGTTCAATGGACATGAGATAAAGGTCACTGCATCACAGGAAGATAAAGTGACATACACTGTACCAGGACTCACAAGTGGGACTAAATATGACTTCAGTCTCTtcactgtgtttgaaaatgtcagaagcAGTGGAGTAAACCTAACTGCAGTCGCTGGTAAGATGTGTTTCCTCTTATAAAGCCCCACAACAAGACCAAGGACAGAGCTCTGTAACAATATCTGATTTCAAGTTTGTTATTAACAGATGGATGCTGCTCACTGAATATCACTGCTGTTGATAAAATATCATAATGGAATGACTTATTATTGAACTATACAAAATTATAcaaaattattattcattagtTACAACATATTCAGTCATTTACactgataaatgtgtgtgtgatgaatgaaggttttttttctgtccatcagTTCCCCCAGTGGTGCTTGACGTTTTTTGTGTCTGCGTGAAACTAAATCAGCAAAtcttcatttcactaaaacttGAATCACAGAATGATTGGCAGATGATTggagtaaaagacattttaatgtttaatgttttgcaTTGGAGTATAGattttggtttcattttcatcaaatatgtattaaatgaatgtatgcttgaatttgtatttttatttgtttgctaAATCACATATTTACACTGTGTCCTGCTGGTATATGTTGTTTGTGACTGTAAAGGCATATTTCCACTTGTTCTCACTCAGCTCCTGCAGATGTAAAAGCTCGATGTGAGAACGTTGCAGCTGGCTACTCTATACTTATCGTCTTTGATAAACCGAAGGGTTTGTGGACTGAAGTGGAGGTGAATGTGACTGGGAAGACAGAAAAGTATGATAATAAGACACAGAAGATCACAATACCTGGATTCCAACCTGCAAAATCATATGAGGTGTCTATAGCTCTACTCTCTGAGAATGTGATGAGTTGTACACCTTATGTTTTCCAATGCCAGACTGATCCAAGGGGTGAGTCAAGTGAACTTAACCTAAATATTCCTTCCATTTTAAACAGTAGTCTCTCACTTTTTCCTCACTTTTTACAGTACTGTAGTCACCCTAGTGGAAAGACAGATAATGTGACTGTGATGCTTGGCTGTGTTGAGTATCttattactgtactgtattttacaAAGCATTTAATCCAGATTTTGCTCCCTGTAGGAGTCATTGTAGGGTCAGTGATTGCTGTCCTGCTTTTTGGTGTTCTGGTCTTTCTAGTGGTCTTCATTTTGCTTAAAAGACCAGATATTATCAGGTTGGTGCAAACACAGTGACAACACtacttcatttattttgtcaaaatgtGGTCAATCAGACTCAAGCAAGGattatcttcttttctttcccacaatagaaaaaaaacattcattgagGGTTCTCGACAATCTAAAAATAGCAAGTAAGTTCAACCTTAATTGCCTCTACATAATGTTAACACCACTGTCAGTTATTGAGTTAAAAAGAGTTGATTTGGTCTTCAAAATGAGATACATTTGGGAGAGAATGAGATACTAGTAGTAAACCTAGATTAATATCAGTCTTTATTCTAAACCATTCATGTAtggatgttttatttaatttttgacAGAGCTATTTCTGTCGCAAAGTTTCCAGACCATTTCTACCACTTGAGTGCAGATGAGAACAGAGGTTTCAGTGAGGAATATGAGGTACCTAAAAAAGCTAATTGTActttgttcttcctcttctatTCTTTCCTATTTCTATGCAGTATTGTAACACTGTGTCTGTACAGTCATGGAACTGTTcaatttgttttctgtttaaccTTTGTCTCAATCACATGCTGTGTCATCTGCCAACTTTCCTGTAGAAACTTCTTCCTGTTGGCACGGAGCAGACACGAAAGGTAGCGCTCCTGCCTGAGAACAAGGCCAGAAACCGTTTGAGCACCGTTCTGCCATGTAAGCTCGTCCCCTCACTGCTGAACTGTGACAGATCTATTGACTCGTTCTAGCTGCTGTGGTGAATTACAGTTAAACCATCTT contains:
- the LOC128381133 gene encoding receptor-type tyrosine-protein phosphatase H-like encodes the protein MKLFVFLAPENVQNVTVLTQTESSITLMWDKVNNISTYFLKYDNNSIEKVEPITTTPEEPSVTHTVIDLSAGKKYDFLLLTTHNGVNSTGVNISAATAPRNTDDFKSIGQNETSITLQWNKVNDILNYIFAFNGSEIKVTASVEDKVTYTVQGLTSGTKYDFSLFTMFENVSSSGVNLTAVTAPRNTDDFKSIGRNETSITLQWNKVNDILNYTLVFNGQEIKVTESDEDKVTYTVPGLTNGTKYDFSLFTVFENVRSSGVNLTAVTAPRNADNFKSIGRNETSITLQWNKVNDILNYILVLNGTPRNADDFKSIGQSETSITLQWNKVNDILKYILEFNGHEINITASQEDKVTYTVPGLTSGTKYDFSLFTMFENVRSSGVNLTAVTAPADVKARCENVAAGYSILIVFDKPKGLWTEVEVNVTGKTEKYDNKTQKITIPGFQPAKSYEVSIALLSENVMSCTPYVFQCQTDPRGVIVGSVIAVLLFGVLVFLVVFILLKRPDIIRKKTFIEGSRQSKNSKAISVAKFPDHFYHLSADENRGFSEEYEKLLPVGTEQTRKVALLPENKARNRLSTVLPYDWCRVKLSTSNPTGASDYINASYMPGYKNNREYIATQGPLPGTVSDFWRMIWEQRVKGIVMVTNCTEGGRTKCEQYWPSDRETCLYGEMQVTNKSEQQEFNWTLREFTLKYKNTSEERTVKHFHFTAWPDHGVPQGSEVLIQFRELFRQHIKTEGTGEPTVVHCSAGVGRTGTIIALDVLLQQLEQEKAVGINAFVHKMRLNRPHMVQTESQYVFLHQCIMDRLQPHEETEENLYENVDMIYVNAIELQDFR